In Nymphalis io chromosome 13, ilAglIoxx1.1, whole genome shotgun sequence, one genomic interval encodes:
- the LOC126773038 gene encoding uncharacterized protein LOC126773038, translating into MEVARELLENSLEPTLHDPIPRPAEVEGGIQETQASPTSSSSYTMASDQSVFSRDVDHWISGSVNATETSGVQGSRVPLVQRSTLAVSDHGAGMWYILAMLLPLFTVNNTTRWRCSPSTILSTAEIFLSHLGRACNHIRCQIRRVAENHISREIFATVMDMVLAVYAIGFLVLSMYQAELIS; encoded by the exons ATGGAAGTTGCGAGAGAGTTATTAGAGAACTCTCTGGAACCGACGCTTCATGACCCGATACCTAGACCGGCAGAAGTAGAAGGGGGAATTCAGGAAACCCAG GCCAGCCCAACAAGCTCGTCCTCCTACACAATGGCCAGCGACCAGAGTGTGTTCAGCAGGGATGTAGACCATTGGATCAGTGGTAGTGTTAACGCCACTGAAACCTCAGGGGTTCAGGGAAgcag ggtGCCTCTTGTGCAGCGCTCAACTCTAGCAGTATCTGACCATGGAGCAGGAATGTGGTACATACTAGCTATGCTCCTACCGCTGTTCACTGTGAATAACACTACCCGTTGGAGATGTTCACCCAG CACCATATTGAGTACAGCGGAAATATTTCTATCTCATTTGGGAAGAGCCTGTAATCATATTAGATGTCAAATTAGACGTGTAGCTGAAAATCATATATCCAGAGAAATATTTGCAACCGTTATGGACATGGTACTTGCGGTGTACGCTATTGGGTTCCTTGTGCTGTCCATGTATCAAGCTGAGCTTATCAGCTAG